A genomic region of Pseudopipra pipra isolate bDixPip1 chromosome 20, bDixPip1.hap1, whole genome shotgun sequence contains the following coding sequences:
- the SWI5 gene encoding LOW QUALITY PROTEIN: DNA repair protein SWI5 homolog (The sequence of the model RefSeq protein was modified relative to this genomic sequence to represent the inferred CDS: deleted 1 base in 1 codon), giving the protein CHLRPGRDRVLQLPARSSAAGLQFPACPAAPPAPVGGRREPGALSPEPSALAERVPPSTGRSPPRHPPPRALPRRASGGGRRSGTAGFRAPIPSSSSFQPNGASEAALRCEIEELKRKDLALDQEIAQLLSEGYSLGELEKHISLLHEYNEIKDAGQMLLGKLAVIRGVTTKQLYPEYDLELSD; this is encoded by the exons TGTCACCTGCGGCCGGGCCGTGACAGGGTACTGCAACTCCCGGCGCGCTCCTCGGCAGCAGGACTACAGTTCCCGGCGTGCCCCGCGGCGCCTCCCGCGCCCGTG GGCGGGAGGCGCGAACCCGGAGCCCTCAGCCCGGAGCCCTCAGCGCTGGCCGAGCGGGTCCCGCCGAGCACCGGCCGCAGCCCGCCCCGCCACCCGCCGCCGCGGGCCCTGCCCAGGAG GGCCTCGGGCGGCGGCCGGCGGAGCGGCACGGCCGGGTTCAGGGCGCCG ATCCCATCTTCAAGCTCCTTCCAACCTAATGGAGCCAGCGAAGCAGCCCTGAGGTGTGAAATTGAAGAGCTGAAAAGGAAAGACCTTGCTCTAGACCAGGAAATTGCACAATTATTGTCCGA AGGCTACAGCCTGGGGGAACTGGAGAAGCACATCTCTCTGCTCCATGAGTACAATGAAATCAAAGATGCTGGGCAGATGCTGCTGGGCAAGCTGG CTGTTATCCGAGGAGTCACTACAAAACAGCTCTACCCTGAATATGACTTGGAGCTCAGTGACTAG
- the TRUB2 gene encoding pseudouridylate synthase TRUB2, mitochondrial, which yields MAGPAGLFAVYKPAGVAWCRVREAVETRLLRELNAAPRRAPRQQIRFLPTPAPASAPAPSGGGALELVPTRVPVLADHPLVQGPRFRRLKIGAGHRLDVKASGVFVLGIGHGNKLLTDLYNCHLTKVYTVGGLFGKATDDFSDTGKLIEKTTFDHITREKLERILAVIQGTNHKALLMYSNIDMKTQEAYELAVKGLIRPMDKSPPIITAIRCLQFALPEFQLEIHCLHETQQYLRKVVHEIGLELKSSAVCTQVRRTRDGVFTLDDALPRTQWDLRSIQAAIRNCRLKVETEIEKTLGHGDNSPVHQLDVQTAHGADS from the exons ATGGCGGGGCCGGCCGGGCTCTTCGCCGTGTACAAGCCGGCGGGGGTGGCCTGGTGCCGCGTCCGAGAGGCGGTGGAGACGCGGCTGCTGCGCG AGCTGAACGCGGCGCCGAGACGCGCCCCGCGGCAGCAGATCCGCTTCCTACCGACACCGGCACCGGCATCGGCACCGGCACCGAGCGGTGGCGGGGCCCTGGAGCTGGTGCCTACCAGGGTGCCAGTGCTGGCCGACCACCCCCTCG TCCAAGGCCCGCGGTTCAGGAGGCTGAAGATCGGAGCGGGTCACCGGCTGGACGTGAAGGCTTCAGGAGTCTTCG tgcttGGCATTGGCCATGGGAACAAGCTGCTCACTGACCTGTACAACTGCCACCTGACCAAG GTTTACACTGTTGGTGGGCTGTTTGGTAAAGCCACTGATGATTTCTCAGACACAGGGAAGCTAATAGAGAAGACAACATTTG ATCATATCACAAGGGAGAAGCTGGAACGGATTCTCGCTGTCATTCAAGGGACAAATCACAAGGCCCTGCTGAT gtATTCTAACATTGATATGAAAACACAAGAGGCTTACGAGCTGGCTGTCAAAGGGTTGATTCGTCCCATGGATAAAAGCCCCCCGATAATCACAGCGATCCGATGCCTCCAGTTTGCACTTCCAGAATTCCAGCTAG AAATCCACTGCTTGCATGAGACCCAGCAGTACCTCCGGAAGGTGGTTCACGAGATCGGCCTGGAGCTGAAATCCTCGGCCGTGTGCACACAAGTGCGGAGAACGCGCGACGGGGTTTTCACGCTGGACGATGCCCTGCCCAGAACCCAGTGGGACCTGCGGAGTATCCAGGCTGCCATTCGGAACTGTCGGCTCAAAGTGGAAACAGAGATAGAGAAAACACTGGGACATGGGGATAACAGTCCTGTTCATCAGCTGGATGTGCAGACGGCCCACGGTGCAGACAGCTGA
- the COQ4 gene encoding ubiquinone biosynthesis protein COQ4 homolog, mitochondrial, whose product MRRLLLRAVGAVRGVPLLRAGPGSPGECFPAAPPQPLRRSGRPFTRVCPSPGPVPHPVLPAGTARLSHSDPRGWDGHTGEEEEEEEEEGWHQLYPSHIPTSPLQKALLAAGSAVMALYDPYRHDMVAVLGETTGCLALPNLRDKMKHHPEGYRILQERPCIRLSTLDMSRLRGLPDGSLGREYVRFLEDNKVSPDTRMPPKFVDDEELAYVIQRYREVHDLMHTLLGMPTNMLGEVVVKWFEAVQTGLPMCVLGAAFGPVRLSARKLQVLATELVPWAIRSGLNASCVLNVYYEQRWEQPVESLREEIGIFPPPAIRV is encoded by the exons atgcggcggctgctgctgcGGGCGGTGGGAGCGGTGCGGGGGGTCCCGCTGCTGCGGGCGGGTCCCGGCTCCCCGGGCGAGTGCTTCCCGGCGGCCCCACCGCAGCCCCTGCGGCGTTCGGGTCGGCCTTTCACCCGGGTCTGTCCCTCCCCTGGGCCGGTCCCTCACCCGGTGCTCCCCGCAGGCACAGCCCGGCTGAGCCACAGCGATCCGCGGGGCTGGGATGGACACaccggggaggaggaggaggaggaggaggaggaagggtgGCACCAGCTTTACCCCAGCCACATCCCCACCAGCCCGCTGCAGAAGGCGCTGCTGGCCGCCGGCTCCGCGGTCATGGCGCTCTATGACCCCTACAGACACG ACATGGTGGCAGTCCTTGGGGAGACCACAGgctgcctggccctgcccaacCTGCGAGACAAGATGAAGCACCACCCTGAAGGTTACCGCATCCTCCA gGAACGGCCTTGCATCCGTCTCTCCACCCTGGACATGTCCAGGCTACGGGGGCTGCCGGATGGCTCGCTGGGCCGGGAGTACGTCCGGTTCTTGGAGGACAAT AAGGTTTCTCCGGACACCCGGATGCCACCCAAGTTTGTTGATGATGAAGAGCTGGCCTATGTGATCCAGAGGTACCGGGAAGTCCACGACCTGATGCACACCCTCCTGGGCATGCCAACTAACATGCTGG gtGAGGTTGTGGTGAAGTGGTTCGAAGCCGTCCAGACAGGGCTGCCCATGTGTGTCCTGGGAGCAGCGTTCGGCCCCGTCCGTCTCAGCGCACG AAAGCTGCAGGTCCTGGCCACTGAGCTGGTGCCCTGGGCAATCCGGAGTGGGCTCAACGCCAGCTGTGTCCTGAATGTCTACTATGAGCAGCGCTGGGAGCAGCCAGTGGAGTCCCTGCGGGAGGAGATCGGCATCTTCCCTCCCCCGGCCATTCGAGTGTGA